The window GCAAAGGGTTCGTATTCTGTTCGTTGTTTCATCAAATTTCTTCATTGGTTACCCAGAATTCGCACATTTACAGATCTCTTTCACCTCCGTAAGTCTTAATTGAAAACCCGTTTTCAGTTTTCTCGAAATCTCCACCGGTTCACATAATCAGAGctcaatttttttgtttttccaCTCTTTTAGCTTATTCGATTTTAGCAACTTACTTCCTTTCTTAAATTTGTTTCTATATACTTGAAATTGAAATCCTCAGTAGCTGAACCTTGCCTTTGAATACTTCAATCATCGCGTGGGACAGCTAGTAGCTTGACGCAGCAGGGGAAAATGTTTCGTAATCTATGATTAGGTATGCAATTGCCATAAACTCAGTTCATATTATCTGTATGTTTATATTTTTGGGGATTTTCGCATTAGTTTTTTTCATTGGCTATATTGGGTCCATATATTATATGCGATTATGGAGCTAGGTTTCCAATTGTTACTCTGATTGTGCTTTCATTTGATCAAATTTGAAGTTTCTAGGGCTAGCTAGGGATTCATTATGATCCCTCACATGTCACACAAACATCATGTATATGACTACTTTAAACACTCTGTATCTCTTTTATTCAATCAatgaaatctttcttaacctcagtTGCTAATAATTTCATTTGATTCTGATCAAAAACCATACAATTGGCTGATTTCAATTTCCTTCAGGTGTCTAGGGAAAGACCTCTACTAGTTTACTTGAATGAGGATACGAATGTGGCTTTCAATAGAACAAAGTTTTTACCTGATTTGAACTTGTGGGGAGGTGTTCAAGTGCATTAGTGATGTGGACAAATGTCTTCAAAATCGTACGTTTCTTCCCTTTACACTAATCTTCTTTTGAATATATTATTATCGCTTGTATTCGGCTATAGTAATGTtaacaattgctatctacttatcATTTTCAGCTAATTATTCAAGTTCTTGATTTTCTTCCATTTTGGACGCGTGTTATTGTTTCTAAAGATCACATGGTTTTATTATTCATATTCTCATTTACTTTCTCTCTTTGACTTTTCTGAAGGGTGGTCTACATCAAGTATCATGGTTCCAATATCTCCCGAACGAATCTGATCCCAACATTTCTGATAGAAGGTTCTTCATTTTCACAAATTTTAATACTTTagtatattataatttattaattcttgctaaaaatcatatctttttcaattttttcacAGTGCAAAGTTAAACCAAAGAGATTTTGCTGCACAATTAGTCCTTTCATCCCATTTGCAGTTACAAAAAGATGGATTCCTTAGCACATGGGGTAATTCTTTTGTTGGCCCTTGGGATCCATCTCAGGGTCTACATAACCCTGGTAAACCTTTAACTCTTCAATCACCTGTTTCAAGAATTGAAAAGTGACATATTTAGTCCTCCAACTAATTCTTACTTGACAAAATCTTGTAGATGAGAAAATCAAGCTATGGCTTTTTATCCCTGGTCGCCATTCGTCTCCCAATGATAAAGCCAAAGCCATTGTATCTAAACTAAGAGGTGCACTTTTTTGTTGCAATCCATGTTTATAATCTGTGAAAACATATACTAGCAACAATactataaaaatacaaaaataatgaAAGCAGATATAACTTATAAGCAATCATGGTGTAATCCATGTTCATAATTTGTTGCAGTTCTAGCATCTGGAGTTTGGTTAGCACCTGGGGATTCTGAAGAGGTGGCAGCTGCACTTTCTCAAGCTTTAAGGAATTGTATTGAaaggttctttttttttttttttttttttttccttttctattCTTTATTTAAGTTTCTTGAAGAAAACTATATAATAAACATATGAATTTCTTTTTCTCTTAACTAATGTTGACAGAGCATTAGTAAATCTTTCATATATGAGATTTGGGGATGTATTTTCAAGATACCATCCATCTTCACAAGGAGAATCATTTAGGTATTGATCATTGATATTCTGTAATTGTTACTTTTTGGGTGTTTAAGTAGCTTAAAAATTACGATTTTTGCCATTGTAGGAGAGGCAGACCAATGCTTGAGTTCATATTTACTGCAACAGAAGAAGCAGTATTCGTTCATGTCATAATATCTGCAAAGTTTGTTGCTTTCTTCCTTCTTTTTTTCTTTCATCAAATCATCAATTGTCTTTATGACTATGAGCTCTTATTTGCTATATGAAGATATTTACATTTATACCCTTCTTCCTACCAGGCATGTTCGGGCACTTTCAAATGGTGACATGGAGGCAATCTTGAAGCGCACGTCTAGTCATTCTAGTGACAGGCTTCCAGGTTgatttatagcatcctactttcatttatttctattACAACTTTGtactcatttttattcttattaAAGCATtgattgtactttgaaaaaatcTATTCAATTATAGCAGTAACTGCTAAATCTTTTTCTTTTTGGACCATTATACTCTAAAAATCTTTCCATTTATATTTGGATGACAGATTTTCCAAAAAACATTCTGTAataagaagaaatgaaagtagaatgctatagtTAACAAATCAAGAAAATTAAAAttgctatttcttgtatttaactCTATAAAGTATTTCCTTATGCAGTTATTGCCTCACCTCATGGAATGCGTGGCAGACTTACAGGATTTTGTCCAGGTGATCTTGTGAAGCAATTGTATTTCAGGTATTCCttctttttataataattaatagTTTGATAATAACAAGTAACAACACATAACTCATATTTCTTGTTTTTTCTTGTTCTTGTAATGAACAGTTCTGGAAAGTTCAAGGCTTCAAATGGAATTGTAGGTCTTCCAAACCAAATGTCCCAAACCTCTGGGTGCCAACTCAGGGGCCAAAAATGTTACCTTGAAGTAACCCTAGGGTGCGAAAGTGTCAAAAATGAGAAACCATTACCATCAAATTCAActaaaaacttttcaaagcatCATTCAACTGAAAATGAGAAGGGGCCCACGTACGACAAAACTTTCATATATCCAACCGAAGCAGTTCTTGTACCCGTTGTTCAAACATCATCCGCTAGATCCTCTCTAAAAAGGCATCCCACTTTATCtttcattatttaaaaaaaaagaagtaaataagcTTATATTGCTATTATCTATTTATATGTTCACTAAGTGTTACTTTATTGTATAGATTCTGGCTTCAAAACTGGATGGGCCCATCATTGTCTGGTTCCTCTTTCTCTATGCAATGGTAACTCTTTTTGTTTTCAATCAAAACATACAAAAACATTGTAACATTTACAAttacataatcataatcataatcataatccgaATTCTGTTTGGATCTCTGTGTAGTGATGCTTTGAGTAGCATGGATGGATCATGGCATGATGCAAGCATCCGATGTCAACAGGGTTACAATAGTAGTGGGAATAGTAATAGTAGCAGTATTAGCACAAGTTCATCTAGTGATAGTGATTATAGAATGACAGCAGAAACTGGTGACCTTGAAGCTGATGCTGATTCTCTTTCTTGCATAAAATCTGGATTAACTTCTGCTGATCAAATGCATATTGATGCCTCCAAAATGGTACAATCATTTATCTAAATAGTAATTTTTTTTGTTGCATtatcttaaattatatattttaaatctatgaattatataaaattatgcaGGGTAGCAAGCGATCAAGGCCTGGAATGACTGAGTCATATGGTCAAGCTGGAGCAGTCATTAATGACTTTGGGTCAATGGAAGTCAACAATGAGCAAGGTGGGTCCCAGTGGGATTGGGATGATGATGACAGAGGCATGGGTATGGACATTCAAGCACTTCTCTCAGAGTTTGGAGATTTTGGAGACTTTTTTGAAAATGATGCTTTACCTTTTGGAGAAGTAAGTGATAACATTACAAAACAATAAAATCTTTTAAGAaaaaaactttttgttttcttctaaaCTTTTATGAtgtgtttttttttgaaaattttaaagccACCAGGGACTGAAGAGTCACAAACACAAACTCCCATGTTTTCTGCAACGGATGGTGGAGATGCAAGTAGCAGCCCATTTACAGGGATGATGGATGCATCTGATCAGATCATTATTCCACTTGGGTTTTCATCTTTTGAAAGTTTTAATCCTCCATCAACTGTTGTAGAAGAATCCATAAGCAAAAATCAAGAACTCACAAAAGAAACAGTGTCATCAGGCTCAATGAACTACAACCCACCAGCTAACAACACTGAGTTTGATTATGTAATAAAAGCAGAAGCCATGATGACATTCGCACCTGAATATTCAGCAGTTGAAACCCCTGGAAATGACTTGTTATTAACTGTCATTAAAACCCCATATGTCCCAAAATCAAGAACAACCGAAAGTGCAAATTCAAGCACGAATAATTACATCTACTCTTCAATTCCTCCTAAGCATGATTTATCTGATGATAAATCGGGTGCGAATTTGAATGATAAGAACTACTACACTCATGTGGAAAGTGGAAAACTTAAAGATAAAAAAGATGTTAAGGATGAAAAGCTTTCGTTTCGCGACAGTTTTGGTTTTGGAGAAGATGTTGCTAATGCTAATGCTTCAGGTTTCAGTTCTTTAAGTACTGCTTCAAGATCAAAGATTTTGGAAGGAGGATTAGGAATGGAGAATTTTGTTTTGTCATCAAAGACAGGTGTCGCGAATGAACTCGAATGCGTCATGTTTCAAGCTTTTATGTGTAGAATAAGACATACATTATTAGCTTCAAACAGATTATCcgggaacaacaacaacaacaacaacaacaacaacaacaataataataataataataatacaatttTGTATCAAATGCATAGTGAATCAAATGTTTTGGGGGATAACATGTCATCAAAATATGAtataaaaaagaaagaaacaatTCCAGTTAGAATCGCAGGTGGTGACATGGACACTGGGCTTCTAGATGGGCCTTTGAACTCGCCTGTTGGTGTTTGGAGGACAGTTGGTGTCGCAAAAGGGTCAAAGGCAATGAGCATGACACAGAATATGGAATCTTTCGGGAATATTCCTCATAATTCTTTCACTGAGGAAGGAATGTTGTTGTCATATGGTCAAAGGCAACCTCTTTTAGAGCTTCTTGATGGAATGTCTTTGCTTTTTCAACaagcgttgacttttgttgatgtCACTTTGGATTCCGATTGTGGGGACGGGCCCTACGGGTGGTTGGCAATGCAAGAGCAATGGAGACGCGGGTTTTCGTGTGGGCCCGCTTTGGTTCATGCGGGTTGTGGCGGGGTGTTGGCAGCTTCTCATTCTCTTGATATTGCTGGTGTCGAGTTAGCGGATCCACTTTCCGCTGATGTAAGCTTCCACacttttttttttactaaaagactattttgcccccCCGTTAGTGTCATGTCAGTCAAAGTTGTCAAATACAGTACAATCTGTTTTGTAATGTCATGTTACAATCCCAGTGTCAGTCAAGGTTGTACATTCTACAAAAGTACAGCCTGTTATGTCATGTCATTTCCTGTCCCATTCTTAGTCAGATACAGTACAACTTGTTCTGTGGTTATGACTTATGACAGATGTAATCATTCTACATTTTTGTGaaaatttgtatttttaattaatgTTTGATAACTTTAATGTTATGTTTCAGGTTCCGGCATCGTATGCTATAACATTACTACAATCGGACATAAAGTTAGCCTTGAAATCGGCTTTTGGTAACTTTGATGGACCCTTGTCAGTCATGGATTGGTGCAAAGGGCGAAATGGTCAAATTGATGGGTTTTCAGCTGAGTCATCAGCTAGTATAAACGATTGTAGAGATTCTTCAAGTACACCAACAAGCCCATCTCAATCTGCTGGTGGATCAACATCCTGTCTTAGCAAAGGTAGTAAATATTTTTACTCATTTAGTAAACAGTAAATACatttgttgtatatatatatttattgttttaataaaataaaaatcacaTATTGTTGATAGATGGAAATCGAATTGATGATGTAAGCGAAAGAAGATCAAACCAAGATGAGTCAGAGCAGCAACTCGGCCTCAGGCCTGCACTTCTTGTGCTTCCTATTCCTGCTATTCTTGTtgggtattattattattattattattaatatttttaataatataaagTTTTTATAATGTTATTTTGACTAGTCAAACTCTAAAAGGGTGTATTCAAATATAACAGGTATCAAGATGATTGGCTAAAGACATCAGCAAGCTCTCTTCAACATTGGGAAAAAGCTCCTTTTGAACCTTATGCTATGCAGAAACACGTGAGAAAATTTTAATTTACCCttagtttttaactttttattaataattgttAACTAATTTATTATCTTCTTTTACATAATTTTTGCAGATGAATTATTGCGTTGTATGTCCAGATATCGATCCCCTTACAACTGCTGCTGCAGACTTCTTTCAACAGCTCGACACTGGTGTGTCATAATTACTTGTCTTCTTCTTTTTCCATTaagttctttttcttttttggacTGAATGAACTAAGTGTCTGTTTTCATACAGTTTATGAAACCTGCAAATTGGGAACTCATTCACCTCAAAATTTGGGTAACCAAACTTCCAAAGACTCGGTCAAATGGTCAACTTCTGGGTTTGTTTTACTAGATTGCCCTCAATCAATGAAGATCGAAGGCGATAGTGCATCTCTCGTGGGATCAATCAGTGATTACTTTCTTTCTTTATCCAACGGTTGGGATTTAACAAGTTTCTTGAAATCCCTCTCCAAAGttctcaaaaccctaaaactcaattcCATCTTTGCCCCTAATTCAAAAGAAGGAAACACCACTCCATGCACAGTAATATACGTGGTGTGCCCGTTTCCCGAACCCGTTTCGATTTTAAAAACCGTGGTTGAATCATGTGTAGCCATTGGATCTGCCATGTGTCCACCATCCGATAAAGAACGAAGATCCGCCTTACAAAATCAAGTTGGAAAGGCTTTAAGTTGCACAACAGCTGTAGATGAAGCATCAATTTCAAACATTGTGACAATTTCCGGTTTCAGTGTCCCTAAATTAGTCCTCCAAATCATAACCGTTGATTCCATCTTTCGTGTCACAACCCCGTCTCTCAACGAGCCCGTGATTTTAAAAGAAATCGCCTTCACCGTCTACAATAAAGCCCGAAGAATCTCCCGAGGAAATGGAATCGCGGATTCCATTCCATCGGTTAGATCTCAGTCGCAGTCTCATTCTGGAATGATGCAAATGAATTCGAATTCGCCGATTCCTGGGATGTGGAAAGACTCAATTGCCCCTCGAATGGTGGGACCTAGAGAGGGCGAGTGGGATAACAACTCATGGCAAATGTCTAATCGTGTCACGGGAGAATATTTTCTTCAAGATGAGTTAAAATACATGTTTGAGCCGCTTTTTATTCTTGCGGATTCACCGGAACGCGGGATTCCGCCGGAATCATTGAAGGTTTTGTCAGATGATGGGACGAGTTCGGATACCGGAGACGGGTTGGATGACGGATACGGGTCGACCCATAAACCTCCCCCGAGTTTACATTGTTGTTATGGATGGACAGAGGATTGGAAGTGGCTTGTTTGTATATGGACTGATTCCAGAGGGGAATTACTCGATAGCTATACGTTTCCATTCGGTGGAATCAGTAGTAGACAAGACACAAAGGGGCTTCAATTCCTTTTTGTTCAAATTTTGCAACAAGGTTGTCAGATACTTCAGGCATGTTCACCGGAAACAACCACCGCCAGGCCACGAG of the Lactuca sativa cultivar Salinas chromosome 6, Lsat_Salinas_v11, whole genome shotgun sequence genome contains:
- the LOC111903331 gene encoding mediator of RNA polymerase II transcription subunit 13 isoform X1; translated protein: MWTNVFKIGGLHQVSWFQYLPNESDPNISDRSAKLNQRDFAAQLVLSSHLQLQKDGFLSTWGNSFVGPWDPSQGLHNPDEKIKLWLFIPGRHSSPNDKAKAIVSKLRVLASGVWLAPGDSEEVAAALSQALRNCIERALVNLSYMRFGDVFSRYHPSSQGESFRRGRPMLEFIFTATEEAVFVHVIISAKHVRALSNGDMEAILKRTSSHSSDRLPVIASPHGMRGRLTGFCPGDLVKQLYFSSGKFKASNGIVGLPNQMSQTSGCQLRGQKCYLEVTLGCESVKNEKPLPSNSTKNFSKHHSTENEKGPTYDKTFIYPTEAVLVPVVQTSSARSSLKRFWLQNWMGPSLSGSSFSMQCDALSSMDGSWHDASIRCQQGYNSSGNSNSSSISTSSSSDSDYRMTAETGDLEADADSLSCIKSGLTSADQMHIDASKMGSKRSRPGMTESYGQAGAVINDFGSMEVNNEQGGSQWDWDDDDRGMGMDIQALLSEFGDFGDFFENDALPFGEPPGTEESQTQTPMFSATDGGDASSSPFTGMMDASDQIIIPLGFSSFESFNPPSTVVEESISKNQELTKETVSSGSMNYNPPANNTEFDYVIKAEAMMTFAPEYSAVETPGNDLLLTVIKTPYVPKSRTTESANSSTNNYIYSSIPPKHDLSDDKSGANLNDKNYYTHVESGKLKDKKDVKDEKLSFRDSFGFGEDVANANASGFSSLSTASRSKILEGGLGMENFVLSSKTGVANELECVMFQAFMCRIRHTLLASNRLSGNNNNNNNNNNNNNNNNNNTILYQMHSESNVLGDNMSSKYDIKKKETIPVRIAGGDMDTGLLDGPLNSPVGVWRTVGVAKGSKAMSMTQNMESFGNIPHNSFTEEGMLLSYGQRQPLLELLDGMSLLFQQALTFVDVTLDSDCGDGPYGWLAMQEQWRRGFSCGPALVHAGCGGVLAASHSLDIAGVELADPLSADVPASYAITLLQSDIKLALKSAFGNFDGPLSVMDWCKGRNGQIDGFSAESSASINDCRDSSSTPTSPSQSAGGSTSCLSKGNGNRIDDVSERRSNQDESEQQLGLRPALLVLPIPAILVGYQDDWLKTSASSLQHWEKAPFEPYAMQKHMNYCVVCPDIDPLTTAAADFFQQLDTVYETCKLGTHSPQNLGNQTSKDSVKWSTSGFVLLDCPQSMKIEGDSASLVGSISDYFLSLSNGWDLTSFLKSLSKVLKTLKLNSIFAPNSKEGNTTPCTVIYVVCPFPEPVSILKTVVESCVAIGSAMCPPSDKERRSALQNQVGKALSCTTAVDEASISNIVTISGFSVPKLVLQIITVDSIFRVTTPSLNEPVILKEIAFTVYNKARRISRGNGIADSIPSVRSQSQSHSGMMQMNSNSPIPGMWKDSIAPRMVGPREGEWDNNSWQMSNRVTGEYFLQDELKYMFEPLFILADSPERGIPPESLKVLSDDGTSSDTGDGLDDGYGSTHKPPPSLHCCYGWTEDWKWLVCIWTDSRGELLDSYTFPFGGISSRQDTKGLQFLFVQILQQGCQILQACSPETTTARPRDFVITRIGCFFELECQEWQKALYSIGGSEVKKWSLQLRRSVPDGIPASSNGGSEMGMIQDRNLAAHGKGGGFMKGGGMGQAASRKQILSGGGGGGHMGMDNSKGLLQWVQSITFVSVSVDHSLQLVYQADSSPGTTQGSGIMGQSVYTEGFTPVKSLGSTSASYIFIPSPTMRFLPPNPLQLPTCLTSESPPLAHLLHSKGSAIPISTGFVVSKAVPSMRKDSRTNSKEEWPSVLSVALFDYYGGNNNNNSNNNNNNNNNNNNNNNEKTSKNMGKSMENHVILDRVAAELHALSWMTVSPGYLERRTSLPFHCDMVLRLRRLLHFADKQLSQISVKSEV
- the LOC111903331 gene encoding mediator of RNA polymerase II transcription subunit 13 isoform X2 codes for the protein MWTNVFKIGGLHQVSWFQYLPNESDPNISDRSAKLNQRDFAAQLVLSSHLQLQKDGFLSTWGNSFVGPWDPSQGLHNPDEKIKLWLFIPGRHSSPNDKAKAIVSKLRVLASGVWLAPGDSEEVAAALSQALRNCIERALVNLSYMRFGDVFSRYHPSSQGESFRRGRPMLEFIFTATEEAVFVHVIISAKHVRALSNGDMEAILKRTSSHSSDRLPVIASPHGMRGRLTGFCPGDLVKQLYFSSGKFKASNGIVGLPNQMSQTSGCQLRGQKCYLEVTLGCESVKNEKPLPSNSTKNFSKHHSTENEKGPTYDKTFIYPTEAVLVPVVQTSSARSSLKRFWLQNWMGPSLSGSSFSMQCDALSSMDGSWHDASIRCQQGYNSSGNSNSSSISTSSSSDSDYRMTAETGDLEADADSLSCIKSGLTSADQMHIDASKMGSKRSRPGMTESYGQAGAVINDFGSMEVNNEQGGSQWDWDDDDRGMGMDIQALLSEFGDFGDFFENDALPFGEPPGTEESQTQTPMFSATDGGDASSSPFTGMMDASDQIIIPLGFSSFESFNPPSTVVEESISKNQELTKETVSSGSMNYNPPANNTEFDYVIKAEAMMTFAPEYSAVETPGNDLLLTVIKTPYVPKSRTTESANSSTNNYIYSSIPPKHDLSDDKSGANLNDKNYYTHVESGKLKDKKDVKDEKLSFRDSFGFGEDVANANASGFSSLSTASRSKILEGGLGMENFVLSSKTGVANELECVMFQAFMCRIRHTLLASNRLSGNNNNNNNNNNNNNNNNNNTILYQMHSESNVLGDNMSSKYDIKKKETIPVRIAGGDMDTGLLDGPLNSPVGVWRTVGVAKGSKAMSMTQNMESFGNIPHNSFTEEGMLLSYGQRQPLLELLDGMSLLFQQALTFVDVTLDSDCGDGPYGWLAMQEQWRRGFSCGPALVHAGCGGVLAASHSLDIAGVELADPLSADVPASYAITLLQSDIKLALKSAFGNFDGPLSVMDWCKGRNGQIDGFSAESSASINDCRDSSSTPTSPSQSAGGSTSCLSKDGNRIDDVSERRSNQDESEQQLGLRPALLVLPIPAILVGYQDDWLKTSASSLQHWEKAPFEPYAMQKHMNYCVVCPDIDPLTTAAADFFQQLDTVYETCKLGTHSPQNLGNQTSKDSVKWSTSGFVLLDCPQSMKIEGDSASLVGSISDYFLSLSNGWDLTSFLKSLSKVLKTLKLNSIFAPNSKEGNTTPCTVIYVVCPFPEPVSILKTVVESCVAIGSAMCPPSDKERRSALQNQVGKALSCTTAVDEASISNIVTISGFSVPKLVLQIITVDSIFRVTTPSLNEPVILKEIAFTVYNKARRISRGNGIADSIPSVRSQSQSHSGMMQMNSNSPIPGMWKDSIAPRMVGPREGEWDNNSWQMSNRVTGEYFLQDELKYMFEPLFILADSPERGIPPESLKVLSDDGTSSDTGDGLDDGYGSTHKPPPSLHCCYGWTEDWKWLVCIWTDSRGELLDSYTFPFGGISSRQDTKGLQFLFVQILQQGCQILQACSPETTTARPRDFVITRIGCFFELECQEWQKALYSIGGSEVKKWSLQLRRSVPDGIPASSNGGSEMGMIQDRNLAAHGKGGGFMKGGGMGQAASRKQILSGGGGGGHMGMDNSKGLLQWVQSITFVSVSVDHSLQLVYQADSSPGTTQGSGIMGQSVYTEGFTPVKSLGSTSASYIFIPSPTMRFLPPNPLQLPTCLTSESPPLAHLLHSKGSAIPISTGFVVSKAVPSMRKDSRTNSKEEWPSVLSVALFDYYGGNNNNNSNNNNNNNNNNNNNNNEKTSKNMGKSMENHVILDRVAAELHALSWMTVSPGYLERRTSLPFHCDMVLRLRRLLHFADKQLSQISVKSEV